A genomic stretch from Dissulfuribacter thermophilus includes:
- a CDS encoding PKD domain-containing protein, with product MKKTKKWTMVSQKKYTILLLLSVSLLFFSTVEAKLLLDVQSESDWEVRGSAEFTVKGIKIGDYKGYDQSDTDNDGNYNNNGQGGSKIDYDFLISKRLFSPPASIEWNGCLPVTRYGYNMFGLGKPYNGGIFREAVFQTRWENQNAIQTCVGDSCSYIEGESPHEDLFCANYKIEWDEEGNISFYLNDRKISQNAKVLHGPLVFFVRTFEKPASILSIMASTSANAPAIEPCSADTYSGHAPLEVTVTCRASGTDKLTWNWDWDGNGQVDNTTDVNHSTHIFDKPGTYHVTVTVTDSSGQQSQETLEIVVLAPDASSLQGTIGGVFIGTVKMPDGTSRSVNGNVNGSWNANIDKNGNLVASAKGTFGAEGISGVFKVAYDPSSGQLTGSWGDMEGEILSQPIVFAMEQGDGIRFSAPVHGRIPTSDGGLPFDGVIKLELLGAPDVEVSGSVSGTFTAQIKYSVSGTVTTSILGQEIKVPISLSDTIPTTGSVSGSWRASSSSGTITGTASGQFSGSIKTSVSTPIGPYPINIPYSGTWQGTLGISGQTISFDGSWLEPNIRAMGSADASFGGVFGIIIDNNAVDWPLPITFSVPPSGGTYVHPETGLKVHWELLDLNGTGQLTMDKD from the coding sequence ATGAAAAAAACTAAAAAATGGACAATGGTCTCACAGAAAAAATATACCATTCTTTTGCTACTATCAGTAAGCCTATTGTTTTTTTCAACTGTAGAGGCAAAGCTTCTTTTAGACGTACAGTCCGAGTCTGATTGGGAGGTAAGGGGTAGCGCCGAATTTACAGTCAAAGGAATAAAAATAGGAGATTATAAAGGTTACGACCAAAGTGACACAGATAACGACGGTAACTATAACAACAACGGGCAAGGTGGGTCAAAAATAGACTATGATTTTTTAATTAGTAAAAGGCTATTTTCACCACCTGCTTCCATTGAATGGAATGGTTGCCTACCTGTAACACGTTATGGTTACAACATGTTTGGCTTAGGCAAGCCCTACAATGGAGGCATTTTTAGAGAGGCTGTATTTCAGACAAGATGGGAAAATCAAAATGCCATCCAGACCTGTGTGGGAGATTCATGCTCATACATAGAAGGAGAGTCTCCGCATGAGGACCTATTCTGTGCAAATTATAAGATAGAATGGGATGAAGAGGGAAACATATCATTCTATCTTAACGACCGAAAAATCTCACAAAATGCCAAGGTTCTCCATGGTCCTCTAGTATTCTTCGTTAGAACTTTTGAGAAACCGGCTAGCATTTTATCCATTATGGCGTCAACTAGCGCTAATGCCCCAGCCATTGAACCGTGTAGCGCAGATACATATTCCGGACATGCTCCTCTTGAGGTAACTGTGACCTGTCGTGCCAGCGGCACTGACAAACTTACATGGAACTGGGACTGGGATGGAAATGGACAAGTAGACAATACTACTGATGTCAATCATTCGACCCACATTTTTGATAAACCGGGCACCTATCATGTCACAGTCACAGTAACCGATTCGTCTGGACAACAGAGTCAGGAGACACTGGAAATTGTTGTGCTTGCACCAGATGCATCCAGTCTACAAGGTACAATAGGGGGCGTTTTCATTGGCACAGTTAAGATGCCAGACGGAACTAGTAGATCAGTAAACGGAAACGTCAACGGCTCCTGGAATGCTAATATTGACAAAAATGGCAATTTAGTAGCCTCAGCAAAAGGCACCTTTGGAGCAGAAGGAATAAGTGGGGTTTTCAAAGTGGCCTATGATCCATCTAGCGGGCAACTTACTGGTAGTTGGGGAGATATGGAAGGTGAAATACTATCCCAGCCAATAGTATTTGCAATGGAACAAGGAGATGGAATTCGATTCAGTGCACCAGTCCATGGTCGAATCCCAACCTCAGATGGTGGTCTCCCATTTGATGGGGTGATCAAACTAGAGCTATTGGGAGCACCAGATGTTGAAGTAAGCGGTTCTGTAAGCGGGACATTTACTGCCCAAATAAAATATTCTGTAAGTGGTACAGTAACCACTTCCATCTTGGGTCAAGAAATAAAGGTCCCAATAAGTCTTTCTGATACAATACCTACCACAGGCAGTGTATCCGGGAGTTGGAGGGCATCTTCCTCTAGTGGAACCATTACCGGAACGGCATCAGGACAATTTTCTGGCTCAATAAAAACTTCCGTGTCAACGCCTATTGGTCCCTACCCAATCAACATTCCTTATAGCGGTACCTGGCAGGGGACTCTAGGTATTTCTGGACAGACGATCTCTTTTGACGGCAGTTGGCTTGAGCCTAACATACGAGCCATGGGCAGTGCTGATGCATCATTTGGTGGTGTTTTTGGTATCATAATAGACAACAACGCTGTTGACTGGCCACTGCCAATAACCTTTTCTGTTCCTCCAAGCGGAGGCACCTACGTGCACCCTGAAACCGGGCTTAAGGTACATTGGGAACTCCTGGACCTTAATGGCACTGGGCAACTGACAATGGACAAAGACTAG
- the pyrE gene encoding orotate phosphoribosyltransferase, which produces MIKEDLSFDEKRKRLMEILKERSYREGDFTLTSGKKSPYYIDCKTTTLLPEGAYLTGMLFLEMLMNKGQKVEAVGGMTLGADPLVTSVSVLSFLKGFPLPALIIRKKPKGHGTSAWIEGTDNVPPGSKVALLEDVVTTGGTLLTSAKRLQDAGYLVTRVLCLVDREEGGKEALEASGFHLESIITRKELSEL; this is translated from the coding sequence ATGATAAAAGAGGATTTGTCTTTTGACGAAAAACGAAAAAGGTTGATGGAGATATTAAAGGAGCGTTCTTATAGAGAGGGTGATTTTACTCTGACTTCTGGTAAGAAGAGTCCCTACTATATTGATTGCAAAACCACTACCCTTTTGCCTGAAGGGGCGTATCTTACTGGAATGCTTTTTTTAGAAATGCTTATGAACAAGGGACAAAAGGTGGAAGCAGTTGGGGGAATGACCCTCGGTGCTGATCCCTTGGTGACTTCAGTTTCCGTCCTTAGTTTTTTAAAAGGTTTTCCCTTGCCTGCCCTTATAATTAGGAAAAAGCCCAAGGGACATGGCACTAGTGCCTGGATCGAGGGGACAGACAATGTGCCTCCAGGTTCCAAAGTAGCGCTCCTAGAGGATGTGGTTACAACAGGTGGGACTCTACTGACTTCTGCAAAAAGGCTCCAGGATGCTGGCTACCTTGTAACTAGAGTGCTTTGTTTGGTCGATAGAGAAGAAGGTGGAAAAGAGGCATTGGAGGCCTCAGGTTTCCATCTTGAATCTATCATTACGAGAAAGGAGTTGAGTGAACTATGA
- a CDS encoding DegT/DnrJ/EryC1/StrS family aminotransferase translates to MEFIDLKRQYAAYKNEINVSIQEILDKSRFILGEPVSALEEKLSRYVGQKGAVGVASGTDGLLLSLMALDVRAGDIVITTPFTFIATAEVISFLGARPVFSDIDPETFNLDVEKLVQTIEELKSKNKKPKGIIAVSLYGQCPDMDELVGLSEENELFLIEDACQSFGAKYKGHLSCGLTPISVTSFFPAKPLGCYGDGGMVFAKNDAILERIESLRNHGQKKRYLHEEIGLNSRLDALQAAILLVKFKYFEEEIENRNKAACIYNELIKGTGLPISVPVVRPDRTSVFAQYTIRIPGGKRDRVRDVLAQKGIPTAIHYPIPLHLQPCFAGLGYKEGAFPEAERASKEVLSLPMHPFITKEEQEQIVEAIKEALT, encoded by the coding sequence ATGGAATTTATAGACTTAAAGAGGCAGTATGCTGCCTATAAAAACGAAATTAACGTTTCTATACAGGAAATACTTGATAAAAGCCGTTTTATCCTCGGAGAACCAGTAAGTGCACTTGAGGAAAAACTCTCTCGATATGTGGGACAAAAGGGTGCTGTAGGAGTAGCCTCAGGTACAGACGGGCTTCTCTTGAGCCTTATGGCACTTGATGTGAGGGCCGGAGATATAGTGATTACTACCCCTTTTACCTTCATTGCTACTGCTGAGGTCATAAGTTTTCTGGGGGCTAGACCTGTTTTTTCAGACATTGATCCTGAAACATTTAATCTTGATGTTGAAAAGTTGGTCCAGACAATAGAAGAGCTCAAAAGTAAAAATAAAAAGCCCAAGGGAATAATAGCGGTAAGTCTTTATGGACAGTGTCCAGATATGGATGAATTGGTGGGTCTTTCAGAAGAAAATGAACTCTTTTTAATAGAAGATGCATGTCAATCCTTTGGGGCTAAATACAAAGGACATCTGTCCTGTGGCCTTACCCCAATTTCAGTGACTTCATTTTTCCCTGCAAAACCACTGGGATGTTACGGCGATGGGGGAATGGTCTTTGCCAAAAATGACGCTATATTGGAGAGGATTGAGTCTCTGAGGAACCATGGGCAAAAAAAGAGGTATCTTCATGAAGAGATAGGCCTTAATTCCAGACTTGATGCCCTGCAGGCAGCGATTCTTCTGGTGAAGTTTAAGTACTTTGAGGAAGAAATAGAAAATAGAAATAAGGCAGCGTGCATATACAATGAGCTGATAAAAGGTACTGGCCTTCCTATTTCTGTACCAGTGGTAAGACCTGACAGGACCAGTGTTTTTGCCCAATACACCATCCGAATTCCAGGGGGGAAAAGAGATAGGGTAAGAGATGTATTGGCCCAAAAAGGCATTCCTACAGCTATCCATTATCCAATTCCTCTTCACCTTCAACCATGTTTTGCAGGACTTGGTTATAAGGAGGGGGCCTTCCCAGAGGCAGAAAGGGCTTCAAAAGAGGTGTTGAGTCTTCCCATGCATCCTTTTATTACAAAAGAGGAACAGGAACAGATAGTGGAAGCAATTAAAGAAGCTTTAACATGA
- a CDS encoding septal ring lytic transglycosylase RlpA family protein gives MKIFSKTSTILRLFCIVSIINLLWSCAGPKPPRYPGLPPTQQPYVVGGRIYYPLPTSVGYSKVGYASWYGRNFHGRPTSSGEMYNMYAYTAAHKTLPLGTYCLVENLENGKKTIVRINDRGPFVKNRIIDLSYTAAKAIGLVGPGVAKVRVTALGEGTKSRVGRPPHFKHIPDLKHGNFYIQVGAFKNKQNAIRLKKRLSRQYARVIILKRWSHHGLLYGVQIFGGTSLNQAKRLEYKLEKSGFPQAFIVSN, from the coding sequence ATGAAAATTTTTTCTAAGACTTCTACCATATTAAGGCTTTTTTGCATAGTAAGCATCATAAACCTTCTGTGGTCCTGTGCTGGACCCAAACCCCCTAGGTATCCAGGACTCCCTCCAACCCAACAGCCCTACGTGGTTGGAGGACGCATTTACTATCCGCTACCAACATCAGTAGGCTATAGCAAGGTTGGCTATGCATCCTGGTATGGAAGAAATTTTCACGGAAGGCCCACATCAAGTGGCGAAATGTACAATATGTATGCCTACACTGCTGCCCACAAGACTCTTCCTCTAGGAACGTACTGCCTTGTGGAAAACCTTGAAAATGGCAAGAAAACTATTGTAAGGATAAATGACCGGGGACCATTTGTAAAAAATCGCATTATAGACCTGAGTTATACTGCTGCAAAGGCTATCGGCTTGGTCGGACCTGGAGTTGCAAAAGTTAGAGTGACAGCACTTGGTGAAGGAACTAAGAGTAGGGTAGGGAGGCCTCCTCATTTTAAACACATCCCTGACTTAAAACATGGAAACTTTTACATACAAGTCGGTGCCTTTAAAAATAAACAAAATGCAATAAGACTGAAAAAAAGGCTGTCTCGACAATACGCCCGTGTAATAATTTTAAAACGATGGTCTCATCATGGACTTCTATATGGAGTCCAAATTTTTGGAGGCACTTCATTAAATCAGGCCAAGAGACTTGAATATAAGCTTGAAAAGTCAGGATTCCCCCAGGCCTTCATCGTATCAAATTAA
- the rpoD gene encoding RNA polymerase sigma factor RpoD, which yields MSDFEKGLGDNLHPVLDDEIEEEGLSSLDFSSPSIDPVKVYLKEMEASSPLTKEQEQEVSQKMEEGELKILLSGLKLPEVMHVFIKNAMCFLKIAKELDIEPCSALPIGTKDGTLCEKVLWHINNVYHENVELLKELSFTDDDKQKTEIIAQIKRNLSTLRDLFDGIRMEKSLLDTVIRIFREEIKRLKKLSQQELLLETGLSKDELEETEKDFIDGLSNATSAKRHLIQSNLRLVVSIAKRYAHRGLHLSDLIQEGNIGLMKAVEKFEYRRGYKFSTYATWWIRQAITRAIADQSRIIRIPVHMIETMNKVLRTMREIHHETGQEPDLAEVAELVGLTKEKVEQILKIAKDPVSLETPINDEDDSYLIDFIEDEETPTPDEWAIRMNLMEQMRIALATLTPREEKVIRMRFGIGEKANHTLEEVGKNFSVTRERIRQIEAKALKKLRHPIRGKDLKNFIEK from the coding sequence ATGAGTGATTTTGAGAAAGGCTTAGGTGACAACCTTCATCCAGTCTTAGATGATGAGATTGAAGAAGAGGGATTGTCTAGTCTCGATTTTTCAAGTCCCTCCATTGATCCAGTTAAGGTCTACCTTAAAGAAATGGAGGCAAGTTCCCCTTTAACCAAGGAACAAGAGCAGGAAGTCTCTCAGAAGATGGAAGAGGGGGAATTAAAGATATTGCTTTCAGGGCTCAAGCTACCTGAGGTAATGCATGTTTTTATCAAGAATGCCATGTGCTTTTTAAAGATTGCAAAAGAATTAGACATCGAGCCGTGTAGTGCCCTTCCTATTGGAACTAAGGATGGGACACTATGTGAAAAGGTATTGTGGCATATAAACAATGTTTACCATGAAAATGTTGAGCTCTTAAAAGAACTTAGCTTTACTGATGATGACAAACAGAAGACAGAAATAATTGCTCAGATCAAAAGGAATCTTTCTACTCTTAGAGACCTATTTGACGGTATAAGGATGGAAAAAAGCCTCCTTGATACTGTTATAAGAATATTTAGAGAAGAAATTAAAAGACTCAAAAAGCTATCACAGCAAGAACTTCTATTGGAGACAGGCCTTTCAAAAGACGAGTTAGAGGAGACTGAAAAGGACTTTATTGATGGATTGTCCAATGCCACTTCAGCAAAAAGGCATCTAATACAATCGAATTTGAGATTGGTTGTTAGTATTGCAAAAAGATATGCTCACAGGGGACTTCATCTCTCTGACCTTATTCAAGAAGGTAATATAGGGCTCATGAAGGCCGTAGAAAAGTTTGAATATAGGCGCGGTTACAAGTTTAGTACCTATGCTACTTGGTGGATAAGACAGGCAATTACCAGGGCCATTGCTGATCAGTCTAGAATTATTAGGATACCAGTTCATATGATAGAGACTATGAACAAGGTATTGAGGACTATGAGGGAGATACATCATGAGACTGGACAGGAGCCAGATCTGGCTGAGGTCGCTGAGCTTGTGGGATTAACAAAGGAAAAGGTAGAGCAGATATTAAAAATTGCCAAGGATCCAGTAAGTCTTGAAACTCCTATTAATGATGAAGATGATTCATATCTAATAGATTTTATAGAGGATGAGGAGACTCCTACCCCAGATGAATGGGCAATTAGGATGAATCTTATGGAGCAAATGAGGATAGCACTGGCCACCTTGACTCCAAGAGAGGAAAAGGTCATTCGAATGCGCTTTGGAATAGGGGAAAAAGCCAATCATACCTTGGAGGAAGTGGGTAAGAACTTTTCTGTTACCCGAGAGCGCATTCGTCAAATAGAGGCAAAGGCCCTAAAGAAGCTCAGACATCCAATTCGTGGTAAGGACTTAAAAAACTTCATAGAAAAATGA
- the purB gene encoding adenylosuccinate lyase, with protein sequence MIERYSRPEMTRIWSQENKYKTWLEVECLAAEAWAELGVIPKEAAKAIREKASFDPKRIEEIEETTRHDVIAFLTNVAEYVGKDARYLHWGLTSSDMLDTAMAVIMTQAMDLILKDVDELLEVIKKRAFEHKDTVMIGRSHGIHAEPITFGLKLAVWYDEMRRNKERLKSARERIAYGKISGAVGTFANVDPRVEAYVCEKLGLKPAPASTQVIQRDRYAEVFCALAILASSVEKIAVEIRHLQRTEVLEAEEYFRPGQKGSSAMPHKRNPILTENLTGLARLVRSYSLPALENVALWHERDISHSSVERVIGPDAFIAADFMLARLKGVLEKLVVYPERMKKNLELLKGLIFSQQVLLVLTQKGISREEAYHLVQRNAMKVWEGDGDFKSKLLEDQELMNHLSKEEIEEIFDLRYHLKHVDTIFSRVFG encoded by the coding sequence ATGATAGAACGCTACTCACGGCCTGAAATGACAAGGATTTGGAGTCAGGAGAATAAATATAAGACCTGGCTCGAGGTAGAGTGTCTTGCAGCAGAGGCCTGGGCAGAGCTTGGGGTTATACCTAAAGAGGCGGCTAAGGCCATACGGGAAAAGGCATCTTTTGATCCCAAGCGTATTGAGGAAATAGAAGAGACCACCCGTCATGATGTAATTGCATTTTTGACTAATGTTGCAGAGTACGTTGGGAAGGATGCTCGCTATCTCCACTGGGGACTTACATCCTCTGATATGCTGGATACTGCCATGGCAGTAATCATGACTCAGGCAATGGATCTCATTTTGAAGGATGTAGATGAACTCCTAGAAGTTATAAAGAAGCGGGCTTTTGAACACAAGGACACAGTGATGATAGGTAGATCCCACGGCATTCATGCCGAACCTATCACATTTGGTCTGAAACTCGCTGTCTGGTATGATGAAATGCGCAGGAATAAGGAACGCCTCAAGAGTGCCAGAGAACGTATTGCATATGGCAAGATATCCGGGGCTGTTGGTACCTTTGCCAATGTGGATCCCAGGGTAGAGGCCTATGTATGTGAAAAACTCGGGCTTAAGCCAGCTCCTGCCAGTACCCAGGTAATTCAAAGAGACAGGTATGCAGAGGTTTTTTGCGCCCTTGCCATTCTAGCAAGTTCAGTTGAGAAGATTGCTGTAGAGATAAGACATTTACAAAGGACTGAAGTACTTGAGGCAGAGGAATATTTTAGACCTGGCCAGAAGGGTTCTTCTGCAATGCCCCACAAGAGAAATCCGATACTTACAGAGAACCTGACAGGGCTTGCCCGTCTAGTGCGCTCATACAGTCTGCCAGCCCTTGAAAATGTGGCTTTATGGCATGAGAGAGATATAAGTCATTCTTCAGTGGAGCGTGTAATAGGCCCAGATGCATTCATAGCTGCAGACTTTATGCTTGCTAGGTTAAAAGGCGTTTTGGAAAAACTAGTGGTATATCCTGAACGCATGAAAAAGAACCTAGAGCTCTTAAAGGGACTTATTTTCTCCCAACAGGTACTTCTTGTACTTACACAAAAGGGGATTTCTAGGGAAGAGGCATATCACCTGGTGCAGAGAAATGCCATGAAGGTATGGGAAGGTGATGGAGATTTTAAGTCAAAGCTCCTCGAAGACCAAGAACTTATGAATCATCTTTCAAAAGAGGAGATTGAGGAGATCTTTGATCTACGCTATCATCTTAAACATGTAGACACTATCTTTAGCCGAGTTTTTGGATAG
- a CDS encoding cysteine desulfurase family protein gives MPVRKIYLDYNATTPVSSKAKEAALIAMQEAWANPGCGHEAGQKAKELVEDARGKLASLIGAKSKEIVFLSGGTEANNTVVLSIFPNLRQTRGHFITSQIEHPSVLNPAIRLLEMGFDCTFLRVDKNGVVDPDDVKKAIRPDTCLISIMLSNNELGTIEPIEEISRITRERGILFHTDASQAIGKIQVDVNHLGVDYLTIAGHKFYAPKGIGALYVRDGAPFFSLFYGGGQEGGRRPGTEPVPLIAALGEAAHEARVLLPEEIRRIRALRDTFFDLLKEKVSTDLTNNVDLNRCLPNTLSVRFKGVNGKHLLAASKLVLATTGAACHAQNDSISHVLSSIGLGVEEAKGTIRFSLGRYTTKEDVELAAMDIASAVVKVLSVEF, from the coding sequence ATGCCAGTGAGAAAAATATATTTAGACTATAATGCCACTACTCCAGTATCTAGTAAAGCCAAAGAGGCTGCTTTAATTGCAATGCAGGAGGCCTGGGCAAATCCGGGTTGTGGTCATGAGGCAGGTCAAAAGGCAAAAGAATTGGTTGAAGACGCCAGAGGCAAGCTTGCTTCTTTAATAGGGGCGAAATCTAAAGAGATTGTATTTTTAAGTGGAGGAACTGAGGCAAATAATACAGTAGTCCTTTCCATTTTTCCTAATCTGAGACAAACGAGAGGCCATTTTATAACGTCACAAATTGAACACCCATCAGTTCTAAATCCTGCTATTAGACTCCTTGAAATGGGATTTGACTGTACATTTTTGAGAGTGGATAAAAACGGTGTCGTTGATCCTGATGATGTAAAAAAGGCTATAAGGCCTGATACTTGTCTGATATCTATAATGCTTTCAAATAATGAGCTGGGAACAATTGAGCCTATAGAAGAGATTTCAAGAATTACTCGTGAAAGAGGGATACTTTTTCATACAGATGCATCCCAAGCTATTGGGAAAATACAAGTAGATGTCAATCACCTTGGCGTAGATTATCTTACTATTGCAGGTCACAAGTTTTATGCCCCAAAAGGGATTGGAGCGCTATATGTGAGGGATGGCGCCCCCTTCTTTTCGTTGTTTTACGGCGGCGGCCAGGAGGGTGGCAGGAGGCCAGGGACTGAGCCGGTACCACTCATTGCAGCGCTTGGAGAGGCGGCACATGAGGCAAGGGTGCTTCTTCCAGAAGAAATCCGAAGGATAAGGGCTCTTAGAGATACATTTTTTGATCTTCTAAAAGAGAAGGTCTCTACTGATTTGACCAATAACGTGGATCTCAATAGGTGCCTTCCGAATACTCTGAGTGTGAGATTTAAGGGGGTAAATGGAAAACATCTCCTAGCTGCTTCAAAATTGGTGTTAGCTACAACAGGAGCAGCATGTCATGCGCAAAATGATTCTATTTCTCATGTTTTGTCCTCTATAGGACTTGGAGTAGAGGAGGCAAAGGGCACTATTCGTTTCTCGCTAGGACGCTATACCACAAAAGAAGACGTGGAACTTGCAGCTATGGATATAGCCAGTGCAGTAGTTAAAGTTTTGAGTGTTGAGTTTTGA
- a CDS encoding putative metalloprotease CJM1_0395 family protein, with amino-acid sequence MKIQMKIGALNSSSFPNLYFSQQIMREKDKTDPSSLSAANKESGQVGLKNVESKNKIQTESASQKKASVFQREKLSPQEIQELFKLKQRDREVKQHEMAHIAAGGIYVRGGATFEYKMGPDGKRYAVAGEVSIDVSEEANPRKTLQKMYAVQHAALAPAHPSAQDRRVAVLAAAKAIEAMVKIMKEMNQLNNPDKMQTSSDEKTESGTRIDLYA; translated from the coding sequence TTGAAGATACAAATGAAAATTGGTGCATTAAATTCTAGTTCTTTCCCAAATCTCTATTTTTCCCAACAGATAATGAGGGAAAAAGACAAGACAGATCCCTCTTCCCTAAGTGCTGCCAATAAAGAAAGTGGACAAGTTGGCCTAAAAAACGTAGAATCAAAAAATAAAATTCAGACAGAATCTGCCTCTCAAAAAAAAGCCTCAGTTTTTCAAAGAGAAAAACTATCTCCTCAAGAGATTCAAGAACTCTTCAAGCTCAAGCAAAGAGATCGAGAAGTCAAACAACACGAAATGGCCCACATTGCCGCAGGTGGCATTTATGTTAGAGGAGGAGCGACGTTTGAATATAAAATGGGACCAGATGGGAAAAGATATGCAGTTGCAGGAGAGGTCTCTATTGACGTATCTGAAGAAGCCAACCCAAGAAAAACGCTCCAAAAGATGTACGCAGTCCAGCATGCTGCTTTGGCTCCAGCCCATCCATCTGCCCAGGACAGACGCGTTGCAGTCCTAGCAGCCGCCAAAGCTATAGAAGCCATGGTTAAAATTATGAAAGAGATGAATCAATTAAATAATCCAGACAAAATGCAAACTTCATCTGATGAAAAAACCGAAAGTGGGACCAGAATAGATTTATATGCATGA
- a CDS encoding 23S rRNA (pseudouridine(1915)-N(3))-methyltransferase RlmH, giving the protein MAKISFLWVGKTKEPWIKNGIEIYLKKIKHFVKIDVHTLKDTKRDGRSREASIVDAIPRDSFCVILDERGRSFNSEAFSKFISQRLTQPPNHIVFLLGGPYGLSPATKDKGDFILSLSPMTFTHEMARVILLEQVYRALTIEKGLPYHH; this is encoded by the coding sequence ATGGCAAAAATTTCCTTTCTCTGGGTAGGAAAGACTAAAGAACCATGGATTAAAAATGGAATTGAGATTTACCTCAAAAAAATAAAACACTTTGTAAAAATAGACGTCCATACTCTTAAAGACACTAAAAGAGATGGAAGGTCTAGGGAGGCCTCTATAGTAGATGCAATCCCCAGGGACTCTTTTTGTGTAATACTCGACGAAAGAGGACGTAGTTTCAATAGCGAGGCCTTTTCTAAATTCATTTCCCAAAGGCTCACTCAACCTCCAAATCACATCGTCTTTTTGCTGGGAGGCCCATACGGATTAAGCCCTGCTACCAAGGACAAGGGCGATTTTATACTATCCCTGTCTCCAATGACCTTTACCCATGAAATGGCAAGGGTAATTCTATTAGAGCAGGTCTACAGGGCATTAACCATTGAAAAGGGCCTTCCGTATCACCACTGA
- a CDS encoding NifU family protein, giving the protein MREKVQEALDKVRPMLQRDGGDVELVDVDEEMGIVQVRLTGACKGCAMSQMTLRMGIERFLVQEVPGVRGVEAVP; this is encoded by the coding sequence ATGAGAGAAAAGGTTCAAGAAGCACTGGATAAAGTGAGACCCATGCTTCAAAGAGATGGTGGAGACGTGGAACTTGTAGATGTGGATGAAGAGATGGGAATTGTGCAGGTGAGACTTACTGGTGCGTGTAAAGGATGCGCCATGAGCCAGATGACTCTTAGGATGGGTATTGAAAGGTTTTTAGTCCAAGAGGTCCCAGGAGTCCGTGGGGTAGAGGCCGTTCCTTAA